The genomic stretch AATCGCCATCGCTTTGCTGCATCAGGCAGGTGACCACACGGCCGCCGACGCGCTGGGGGCACATTTTGACCGTTTTCGCCGCCACTATCTGGCAGGCAAAGCGCATCATGCGAAAAAGAAAATTTCACCTACTGTCACAGCAAAATCGGCAACTGACGTTTAAGATCAATCAGGTGTATTCCAACAGGAGTAACTGATGAGCCAGCGTGGATTAGAAGCACTGCTGCGGCCCCGTTCAATTGCGGTGCTCGGGGCGTCGGAAAAACCGGGACGAGCGGGTTTTTTGATGATGCGCAATCTGCTTGACGGCGGATTCAACGGGCCGGTGCTGCCTGTCACCCCTAAATACAAGGCAGTGTGTGGCGTTCTGGCGTACCGCGACGTCGCCAGCCTGCCAATGACGCCTGACCTTGCGGTTATCTGCACACGCGCTGATCGTAATCTATCGCTGCTGGAGGCGTTGGGACAACGAGGCTGTAAAACCGTCATCGTGCTTTCCGCGCCGCCATCACAATTCACCGAGTTGAAAAGCTGCGCCACCCGCTACGCAATGCGCCTGTTAGGCCCGAATAGCCTCGGTCTGTTGGCTCCCTGGCAAGGGCTTAACGCCAGCTTTTCACCGGTGCCGATTTTAAAAGGCAAACTGGCGTTTATCTCTCAATCGGCAGCAGTGTCCAACACCATACTGGATTGGGCGCAACAACGCGGCATTGGCTTCTCTTACTTTATCGCGCTGGGTGACAGTCTGGACATTGACGTTGATGACCTGTTGGATTTTCTGGCTCGTGACGGTAAAACCAGCGCCATTTTGCTACATCTGGAGCACATCAGCGACGCCCGACGTTTTCTTTCCGCCGCGCGCAGTGCTTCTCGCAATAAACCGATTCTGGTGATCAAAAGTGGTCGTAGCCAACAGGCGCAGCAACTATTGCATGACGGCCAGCATGGGCTGGATGCCGCCTATGACGCCGCAATCCAGCGCGCCGGGCTGCTGCGGGTGCAAGACACCCACGAACTGTTTTCGGCAGTGGAAACCCTCAGCCACCTGCGCCCATTGCGTGGCGAGCGTTTGCTGATTGTCAGCAACGGCGCATCCCCTGCCGCCCAGGCGCTGGATCAGTTGATTGCCCGCCAGGGCAAACTGGCAAAGTTGAGTGAAGCGACACAACAGGCGTTACGCGCCGTATTACCTGACGATGTCACTATCGGCAATCCGCTCGATTTGCGCGACGACGCGACCCCGCAACGCTATCAGGCCACGCTGTCGGCACTGCTCGATAGCGACGATTATGATGCGTTGCTGATCATTCACGCCCCCAGCGCCGCCGCCCCCGGGACGGAAAGTGCAGAAAGCCTGATTCAGTTGTTGCAGCAACACCCACGTGGCAAGCGTATTACGCTGCTGACCAACTGGTGTGGTGAGTTTTCCTCGCAGGAAGCGCGTCGCCTGTTCAACGAGGCTGGGATCCCAACCTACCGCACGCCGGAAGGTACGGTCACGGCATTCATGCATATCGTTGAATACCGTCGTAACCAGAAGCAGCTAAAAGAAACCCCGGCACTGCCCTCCGACCTCACCGCCAATGCCGCACAAGCGCACCTGTTAATCAGTCAGGCATTGCTGGAAGGTGCCACCCGGCTCGATACCCATGAAGTGCAGCCGATTCTGCAGGCCTACGGCCTGAATACCCTGCCGACCTGGATTGCCAGCGATAGCACCGAGGCGGTGTACATCGCGGAAAAAATTGGCTATCCCGTAGCGCTTAAACTGCGCTCGCCAGATATTCCCCACAAGTCGGAAATTCAGGGTGTTATGTTGTATCTGCAAAATGCCCAGGAAGTACAACTGGCGGCGGAGGCCATGCTGGAACGGGTCAGACATACCAACCCGCAGGCACGCGTTCACGGTTTGCTGGTGCAGGGCATGGCTAATCGTACCGGCGCACTGGAGTTACGCATTGCCGTCGAACAGGATGCTATCTTCGGCCCGATCATTATGCTGGGAGAAGGTGGTACGGAATGGAACCGGGAAACACAGGCAGCGGTAGCCTTGCCGCCGCTGAACATGGCACTAGCGCGCTACCTGATCGTTCAGGCATTAAAAAGCGGTAAAATCCGTAGCCAAAATGCCCTCAAGCCATTAGATATCGCCGCCTTCAGCCGGTTACTGGTGCAGGTTTCCAACCTGATTCTGGATTGCCCGGAGATTGTGCGTCTGGATATTCACCCACTGCTGGCTTCCGGCGAGGAGTTTACGTTGCTGGATGTGACCTTACATTTGGCCCCCTTTAGCGGCGACCCGCAATCGCGCCTATCGATTCGTCCGTATCCGCAGGAGTTGGAGGAAACCGTTTTGCTCAAGGATGGCTCGTCCTGCCTGTTCCGCCCCATTCTGCCCGAAGACGAACCGCTGCTGGCCCATTTTATCGGCAAAGTGACGCGTGAAGATCTGTACTACCGCTATTTCAGTGAAATCAATGAATTTACTCATGAAGATTTAGCCAATATGACCCAGATTGACTACGATCGTGAAATGGCGTTTATTGCTGTCCGGGCTGATATCACCGGTGAGCCGGAAATTATCGGGGTCACACGCGCCATTGCCGACCCTGACAACATCAGCGCAGAATTCGCGGTACTGGTGCGTTCTGATCTGAAAGGACTGGGATTAGGCAGAAAGTTGTTGGAAAAATTGATCCACTACGCCAGCCTCCACGGACTTAATCGTCTTAGCGGGATTACGATGCCGAACAATCAGGGAATGGTCTCGCTGGCGAGGAAACTGGGCTTCAATGTTGACGTGCAACTGGAAGACGGTATTGTCACGCTGGAACTGCCACTGGGTACGCCAGTGCAGCCATAACCCCGAGCGTAGATGTGGTTGAGATCTCGCTACCGGCAGTAAAACTTGCTCACACGCCTGCCAAGTAGTGGTATCATCGCCCGATTCGGCTATGCCTTAACATGTATTTCATGACCATGTGGTCATCCCACGATGAGAGAAGAATCGCACTGTGATGTTGTCAAAATTAAAGCGGACTAAATATCAACAACACCTTGCACAATTGCCTAAAATTCCTCAGTCTGCCGATGACGTCCAGACGCTTCACAGCCCGGCCGCATTCCGTACCACGCTGACAGAGCGGATTCTGCAGGCCAGGAAACGCATCTATGTGGTGGCTTTGTATCTGGAACACGATGATGGCGGCGAAGGTATTTTGTCTGCACTCTATCAGGCCAAGCGTCAATGCCCGGAACTGGAGCTCAACGTACTGGTCGACTGGCACCGTGCACAACGCGGTCGCATCGGCGTCGCGGCCGATAGCACAAACGCCGATTGGTACTACGAGATGGCGCAACGATACGATGACGCCGCTTTCCCGATTTACGGCATCCCGGTAAATACCCGTGAAGCATTGGGTGTCTTACACCTGAAAGGCTTTATTATCGATGACACCGTGCTCTATAGCGGTGCCAGTCTGAATGATGTCTATCTCCATCAGCATGAAAAGTACCGCTATGACCGCTATCAATTGATTCATAACCCGGTGCTGGCCGATGTGATGGCGCGTTATGTACAAGACCTGCTGGTGTCCCCTGCCGTACAACGTCTGGACACCTCTTCTCGTCCCAAAACTATCGATATCAAAAATGATATCCGTCAGTTCCGTCAGTCGCTACGTTCAGCCACCTATCTGCTACCGGGCGTCGGCGACAATAACAATCAGTTAACGGTCACACCGCTGGTTGGACTGGGAAAACAGAGCCCGCTGAATCAGACCATCCATCATTTGATGTACTGCACCGATCAGCGTTTGGTGATGTGTACGCCGTATTTCAATTTGCCTGCGCTGCTGGTGCGCAACATTATTCGCCTGCTACGTGACGGCAAGCAGATTGAGATCATTATTGGCGATAAAACGGCAAACGACTTTTTCATTCCGGAAGACCAACCGTTTCGGATTATCGGTGCCCTGCCTTACCTGTATGAAATCAACCTGCGTCGCTTCCTGAGCCGCTTGCAGAAATACATCGACAGCAACCAGTTAGTGGTTCGCCTGTGGAAGGATGGCGACAACAGTTTCCACCTTAAAGGCATGTGGGTAGATGATCACTGGCAATTACTGACGGGCAATAACCTCAATCCTCGTGCCTGGCGGCTAGATTTGGAAAACGCCATCCTGATTCATGACCCGGAACAGGTGCTGCAAGACCAGCGTCAACAGGAGCTGGAATGCATCCGCGCTCACACCCAGGTCATCACGCACTACCAGCAATTGCAGAGCATTGCACAATATCCGGTAAAAGTGCGCAAACTCATCCGCCGCTTGCGCCGAATC from Dickeya zeae NCPPB 2538 encodes the following:
- a CDS encoding bifunctional acetate--CoA ligase family protein/GNAT family N-acetyltransferase, translated to MSQRGLEALLRPRSIAVLGASEKPGRAGFLMMRNLLDGGFNGPVLPVTPKYKAVCGVLAYRDVASLPMTPDLAVICTRADRNLSLLEALGQRGCKTVIVLSAPPSQFTELKSCATRYAMRLLGPNSLGLLAPWQGLNASFSPVPILKGKLAFISQSAAVSNTILDWAQQRGIGFSYFIALGDSLDIDVDDLLDFLARDGKTSAILLHLEHISDARRFLSAARSASRNKPILVIKSGRSQQAQQLLHDGQHGLDAAYDAAIQRAGLLRVQDTHELFSAVETLSHLRPLRGERLLIVSNGASPAAQALDQLIARQGKLAKLSEATQQALRAVLPDDVTIGNPLDLRDDATPQRYQATLSALLDSDDYDALLIIHAPSAAAPGTESAESLIQLLQQHPRGKRITLLTNWCGEFSSQEARRLFNEAGIPTYRTPEGTVTAFMHIVEYRRNQKQLKETPALPSDLTANAAQAHLLISQALLEGATRLDTHEVQPILQAYGLNTLPTWIASDSTEAVYIAEKIGYPVALKLRSPDIPHKSEIQGVMLYLQNAQEVQLAAEAMLERVRHTNPQARVHGLLVQGMANRTGALELRIAVEQDAIFGPIIMLGEGGTEWNRETQAAVALPPLNMALARYLIVQALKSGKIRSQNALKPLDIAAFSRLLVQVSNLILDCPEIVRLDIHPLLASGEEFTLLDVTLHLAPFSGDPQSRLSIRPYPQELEETVLLKDGSSCLFRPILPEDEPLLAHFIGKVTREDLYYRYFSEINEFTHEDLANMTQIDYDREMAFIAVRADITGEPEIIGVTRAIADPDNISAEFAVLVRSDLKGLGLGRKLLEKLIHYASLHGLNRLSGITMPNNQGMVSLARKLGFNVDVQLEDGIVTLELPLGTPVQP
- the pssA gene encoding CDP-diacylglycerol--serine O-phosphatidyltransferase encodes the protein MPKIPQSADDVQTLHSPAAFRTTLTERILQARKRIYVVALYLEHDDGGEGILSALYQAKRQCPELELNVLVDWHRAQRGRIGVAADSTNADWYYEMAQRYDDAAFPIYGIPVNTREALGVLHLKGFIIDDTVLYSGASLNDVYLHQHEKYRYDRYQLIHNPVLADVMARYVQDLLVSPAVQRLDTSSRPKTIDIKNDIRQFRQSLRSATYLLPGVGDNNNQLTVTPLVGLGKQSPLNQTIHHLMYCTDQRLVMCTPYFNLPALLVRNIIRLLRDGKQIEIIIGDKTANDFFIPEDQPFRIIGALPYLYEINLRRFLSRLQKYIDSNQLVVRLWKDGDNSFHLKGMWVDDHWQLLTGNNLNPRAWRLDLENAILIHDPEQVLQDQRQQELECIRAHTQVITHYQQLQSIAQYPVKVRKLIRRLRRIRIDRLISRIL